From Parasphaerochaeta coccoides DSM 17374, a single genomic window includes:
- a CDS encoding fimbrillin family protein, giving the protein MNKSSRSGFVVLTTILMLLVALISCDNKLNVSHTNAVRFSTEIGRKATANSEWQADDDVGIYMLEHGTGTAATAASERANRHYTADMASQTSGFSPVDNANTLKWNDIAANANDTFDFIAYYPYDENISDPTAVDIDINRSSSEQMTGTADFLWGRTDNIQNNTSTVHLKLDHMFSRLIVNISPSTTVDADAITGGVLSAMVEGTSTQGTFNLDTGALSVTSSVEGIIMKNISHTLSQAEQDAGKRRFEAVLIPVVHSDVLLDALKLEFTLGSDTYTWAANSVATSDQGKIHFDKGKQHVYNMTLNTNDNEVAVAAIEIEIQDWDTGDGINAPAVKLGVKKVSAGNFHTMILKTDGTLWATGRNNFGQLGVGTSGDSNNKSTPVQVMTDVKAVSTGNYYTMILKKDGTLWATGANGEGQLGDGTTTNRTTPVQVKASTAANDFMTDVKEVSAGYFHTMIVKKDGTLWATGFNSQGQLGVGDNDARSTPVYVMENVAAVSARGYYTIILKKDGTLWATGQNGYGQLGDGTTTDRITPVQVKASIAPNDFMTDVKAVSAGYNHTLILKKDGTLWATGYNYYGQLGDGTSGTVNNKSTPVQVWASTDGLVKMTDVAAVSAGYAHTLILKKDGTLWATGYNLHGQLGLGNSGAGTNRNIPERVKASPDDFMTDVADVFAGYYHTMIVKKDVTLWVTGDNEYGQLGLGNSGEGTSKNIPEQVVF; this is encoded by the coding sequence ATGAACAAATCTAGCAGGTCAGGTTTTGTGGTTCTTACGACCATTCTGATGCTACTTGTCGCCCTTATTTCATGCGACAACAAACTGAATGTTTCACATACCAATGCAGTGCGCTTCTCCACGGAGATAGGGCGCAAGGCCACCGCAAATTCCGAATGGCAAGCCGATGATGACGTCGGCATTTACATGCTGGAACATGGTACCGGCACGGCAGCTACTGCCGCCTCAGAACGTGCAAACAGACACTACACGGCTGACATGGCCTCCCAGACTTCCGGCTTCTCTCCTGTTGATAATGCCAACACCTTGAAGTGGAATGACATTGCCGCTAATGCCAACGACACGTTCGACTTCATCGCCTACTATCCCTATGATGAAAACATCTCTGACCCTACGGCCGTGGACATAGACATCAACCGGAGTTCCTCGGAACAGATGACCGGGACGGCTGACTTCCTGTGGGGACGCACCGACAACATACAGAACAATACCTCGACGGTGCATCTGAAGCTTGACCATATGTTCTCCCGCCTGATTGTCAACATCTCTCCCAGCACGACCGTCGATGCGGACGCCATCACGGGTGGCGTACTTTCTGCTATGGTCGAAGGCACAAGCACGCAAGGCACGTTCAACCTGGATACCGGAGCCTTGTCAGTCACAAGTTCCGTTGAGGGAATCATCATGAAGAACATCTCCCACACCCTCAGCCAAGCAGAGCAGGATGCGGGCAAGCGCAGGTTTGAAGCGGTACTGATACCTGTGGTTCACTCAGATGTCCTGCTGGATGCTTTGAAACTGGAATTTACCCTGGGCTCTGATACATACACATGGGCAGCGAATTCCGTAGCGACCTCTGACCAGGGCAAGATTCATTTTGACAAAGGCAAGCAGCATGTCTACAACATGACGCTCAATACCAATGACAATGAAGTCGCCGTTGCCGCTATTGAGATTGAGATACAGGACTGGGACACCGGGGACGGCATAAACGCCCCTGCTGTCAAGCTGGGAGTCAAGAAAGTCTCCGCCGGAAATTTCCACACGATGATCCTGAAAACGGACGGCACGCTCTGGGCGACAGGACGGAATAATTTTGGTCAACTGGGGGTCGGTACTTCAGGTGATTCGAACAACAAAAGCACGCCCGTGCAGGTCATGACTGATGTCAAGGCTGTCTCCACCGGAAATTATTACACGATGATCCTGAAGAAGGACGGCACGCTCTGGGCGACTGGAGCCAACGGAGAGGGTCAACTGGGTGACGGCACTACGACCAACAGAACTACTCCCGTGCAGGTCAAGGCCAGTACCGCCGCCAACGACTTCATGACTGATGTCAAGGAAGTCTCCGCCGGATACTTCCATACGATGATAGTGAAAAAGGATGGGACGCTCTGGGCGACAGGATTCAACTCTCAGGGTCAACTGGGTGTCGGTGATAATGACGCTAGAAGCACGCCCGTGTATGTCATGGAGAATGTCGCGGCTGTCTCCGCCAGAGGTTATTACACGATAATCCTGAAGAAGGACGGCACGCTCTGGGCGACTGGACAGAATGGCTATGGTCAACTGGGTGACGGCACTACGACCGACAGAATCACGCCCGTACAGGTCAAGGCAAGTATCGCTCCCAACGACTTCATGACTGATGTCAAGGCCGTCTCTGCCGGATACAATCACACGTTGATCCTGAAGAAGGACGGGACGCTCTGGGCGACGGGATACAACTATTATGGTCAACTGGGTGACGGCACTTCGGGTACAGTGAATAACAAAAGCACGCCCGTGCAGGTCTGGGCTTCTACCGATGGTTTAGTGAAAATGACTGATGTCGCGGCGGTCTCCGCCGGATACGCTCACACGTTGATCCTGAAGAAGGACGGGACGCTCTGGGCGACTGGATACAACCTTCACGGTCAACTGGGTCTGGGTAACAGTGGGGCGGGAACCAACAGAAACATACCCGAGCGGGTTAAGGCTAGTCCCGATGACTTCATGACTGATGTCGCGGATGTTTTTGCTGGATACTACCATACGATGATAGTGAAGAAGGATGTCACGCTCTGGGTGACTGGAGACAACGAATATGGTCAACTGGGTCTGGGTAACAGCGGGGAGGGAACCAGCAAAAACATACCCGAACAGGTAGTTTTCTGA
- a CDS encoding ABC transporter permease subunit, which translates to MARNTSYAEEIQKLKEARQKELAASSSLEDKRHIRHRYDALVYELRKRQHDDLLAERNALRASGKSVPFAHILQDISFRFVRRVYDITAVHSLEEDERVAEFSEKLDRLRRGGISRIMELSQEIVSVKKNRMIDADTKAKIIADYRQKIKAARKDAAQHKDAIYWLTRDTVGYVNALSAKYERQVEAKENVAIRGARDAFHAQVAAIRLKGKEKEKEITAKFSGKAVSDAKAQLQDALTVCRYEVKSEIFDAKSNLQASVNHGKESRNQPFIDRVQKNRSLRNGKTKFSENIRLRFRDYWQNFTISKFLLANGLYLAIIVFFIVCIILASVSGSGNLFSLPNILTILEQSSVRMFYALGVAGLILLAGTDLSVGRMVALGAVLTGLILHPGTNIVTLFKMGPWDFSTIPMVVRVLMAMSISVVLCVLFSTFAGVFTARLRIHPFISTLATQLIIYGLLFFGTSGTPVGSIDSTIKDALGGRWILGFVNGELITFPKLIIPAAIAVIVAWFIWNKTTFGKNMYAVGGNSEAASVSGISVFKVTLKVFIMAGVFYGLGAFFEAFRANASAGTGQGYELDAIAACVVGGISFNGGIGKIGGAVIGVIIFTGLTYCLTFLGIDTNLQFVFKGFIIIAAVALDSVKYLKRK; encoded by the coding sequence ATGGCACGGAATACATCTTATGCAGAAGAAATCCAGAAGTTGAAGGAGGCACGGCAGAAAGAACTTGCGGCGTCTTCTTCCCTTGAGGATAAGAGACATATCCGGCACAGGTATGACGCACTGGTATATGAGCTCAGGAAAAGACAGCACGATGATCTTCTTGCGGAGCGCAATGCATTGAGAGCCTCCGGCAAGAGCGTCCCTTTCGCGCACATCCTCCAGGACATTTCATTCAGGTTTGTCCGGCGAGTGTATGATATAACCGCTGTCCATTCCCTTGAAGAAGATGAACGGGTGGCTGAATTTTCGGAAAAGCTGGATCGGCTGAGAAGGGGTGGTATCTCCCGCATCATGGAGCTGAGCCAGGAAATTGTTTCCGTAAAGAAAAACCGCATGATTGATGCCGATACCAAGGCAAAAATCATTGCCGATTACAGGCAGAAGATTAAAGCTGCCCGGAAGGATGCCGCACAGCACAAGGATGCCATTTATTGGTTGACGCGCGATACTGTCGGATATGTGAATGCTCTTTCCGCGAAATATGAACGGCAGGTCGAGGCCAAGGAGAATGTCGCCATACGGGGAGCCCGTGATGCATTCCACGCTCAAGTTGCCGCCATACGGCTGAAAGGAAAGGAAAAGGAGAAGGAAATAACCGCGAAGTTCAGCGGAAAGGCCGTCTCTGATGCAAAGGCACAGCTCCAGGATGCCCTTACCGTCTGCCGGTATGAGGTCAAGTCGGAGATATTTGATGCGAAAAGCAATCTCCAGGCATCGGTCAATCACGGCAAGGAGTCCAGGAACCAGCCGTTCATTGACCGAGTGCAGAAGAACAGGAGCCTGCGCAACGGCAAGACAAAGTTCTCAGAAAACATCCGCCTGCGGTTCAGGGATTACTGGCAGAACTTCACCATTTCCAAGTTCCTTCTTGCGAATGGCCTGTATCTGGCCATCATCGTGTTCTTCATCGTCTGTATCATCCTTGCGTCGGTTTCCGGCAGCGGGAACTTGTTTTCCCTTCCTAATATCCTGACCATACTGGAACAGTCTTCGGTGCGTATGTTCTATGCGCTGGGAGTCGCCGGTCTCATATTGCTGGCGGGTACTGACTTGAGCGTCGGGCGCATGGTTGCCCTTGGTGCTGTCCTCACCGGGCTGATACTTCATCCCGGAACGAACATTGTGACTCTTTTTAAAATGGGACCATGGGATTTTTCGACAATACCGATGGTCGTCCGGGTGCTGATGGCAATGAGCATTTCAGTCGTGTTGTGTGTATTGTTCAGTACATTTGCCGGAGTATTTACCGCGCGTCTGCGGATACATCCGTTCATCTCGACGCTGGCGACGCAATTGATCATCTACGGCCTGTTGTTCTTCGGAACCAGCGGCACTCCGGTCGGTTCCATCGATAGCACGATCAAGGATGCTCTGGGTGGTCGCTGGATACTGGGTTTTGTCAACGGCGAGCTCATCACGTTCCCCAAGCTGATAATACCGGCTGCCATAGCGGTAATCGTCGCGTGGTTCATCTGGAACAAGACGACGTTCGGCAAAAACATGTATGCAGTGGGAGGCAACTCGGAAGCGGCCAGTGTCAGTGGTATCAGCGTGTTCAAGGTGACGCTGAAGGTTTTCATCATGGCTGGTGTCTTCTACGGACTCGGTGCTTTCTTTGAGGCTTTCAGGGCAAATGCCAGCGCGGGAACCGGGCAAGGGTATGAGCTGGATGCGATAGCCGCCTGTGTCGTTGGTGGAATTTCATTCAACGGAGGAATCGGGAAAATCGGAGGGGCAGTCATCGGTGTCATCATCTTTACTGGCCTGACATACTGTCTCACGTTCCTTGGTATTGACACGAACCTTCAATTCGTATTCAAGGGTTTCATCATCATTGCAGCGGTCGCTTTGGACAGTGTGAAGTACTTGAAACGGAAATAA
- a CDS encoding sugar ABC transporter ATP-binding protein: MDKDIVLEIKNLSKSFAQNKVLDGINLTVRKGVVLGLMGENGAGKSTMMKCLFGIYTRDEGQIMLYGRPVEFKNPKEALENGVAMVHQELNQCLDRSIVDNLFLGRYPKRFGVVDEARMLKESIRLFSSLKMNINPRTIMRTMSVSQRQMVEIAKAVSYDARIIVLDEPTSSLTEREVKKLFSIIESLKKKGVSFVYISHKIDEVFEICDETAVLRDGKMIFSKPTKETTVNEVISAMVGRSLDKRYPEVDNIPGEPYMEVRNLTTKYEPVLEDISFTVRKGEIFGIYGLVGAGRSELLESLFGIRTIASGEIILGGRSLRFRNSRDAMEYNFALVTEERKLNGMFGKDTIKFNTTITNLEGYKTFNILSERKMFDATTREIGRMNTKCTSPDQLISALSGGNQQKVIIGKWLEREPEIFLMDEPTRGIDVGAKYEIYQLIIKMAKEGKTVIMVSSEMPEILGVTNRIAVMSNCRLSGVVDTKATDQEDLLRLSAKYL; this comes from the coding sequence ATGGACAAAGACATAGTGCTTGAAATCAAGAATCTATCTAAATCATTTGCACAGAATAAAGTGCTTGATGGTATCAACCTGACGGTCCGCAAAGGCGTCGTCCTTGGCCTGATGGGTGAGAACGGAGCTGGCAAATCTACAATGATGAAATGTCTCTTTGGCATTTATACCAGGGATGAAGGACAAATCATGCTGTATGGCCGCCCGGTCGAGTTCAAGAACCCGAAGGAAGCCTTGGAGAACGGTGTAGCCATGGTTCACCAGGAGCTGAACCAGTGCCTGGACAGATCCATTGTTGACAATCTGTTCCTCGGTCGCTATCCCAAACGGTTCGGTGTGGTTGATGAGGCGCGGATGCTGAAAGAAAGCATCAGGCTTTTCTCATCGCTCAAAATGAACATCAATCCACGAACCATCATGCGCACAATGTCCGTTTCCCAGCGTCAAATGGTGGAGATTGCCAAGGCAGTCTCATATGACGCCCGAATCATCGTACTTGACGAACCTACGTCTTCCCTCACCGAGCGTGAGGTGAAAAAGTTGTTTTCAATCATTGAGAGCCTCAAGAAGAAGGGTGTCTCCTTCGTCTATATTTCCCATAAGATTGATGAAGTCTTTGAAATCTGTGATGAAACCGCCGTCCTCCGTGACGGAAAGATGATATTTTCCAAGCCAACCAAGGAAACTACGGTGAATGAAGTCATATCGGCAATGGTTGGTCGTTCCCTTGACAAACGATACCCGGAGGTGGACAACATCCCCGGCGAACCCTATATGGAAGTCAGGAATCTGACGACGAAATATGAACCTGTCCTTGAAGACATCTCCTTTACCGTACGCAAGGGAGAGATATTCGGCATATACGGCTTGGTGGGGGCAGGACGAAGCGAGTTGCTTGAGTCCTTGTTCGGCATACGCACCATAGCATCGGGTGAAATCATCCTGGGGGGCAGGTCGTTGCGCTTCAGGAACAGCCGTGATGCCATGGAATACAACTTTGCGCTGGTGACTGAAGAACGCAAGCTCAACGGCATGTTCGGCAAAGATACCATAAAGTTCAATACGACCATCACGAACCTTGAAGGTTACAAGACGTTCAACATCCTGTCCGAGAGGAAGATGTTTGACGCGACCACCAGGGAAATAGGCAGGATGAATACAAAGTGTACGTCACCTGATCAGCTCATCAGTGCCTTGAGCGGTGGCAATCAGCAGAAGGTCATCATTGGCAAATGGCTGGAACGCGAACCTGAGATTTTCCTGATGGACGAGCCTACCAGAGGCATCGATGTCGGTGCCAAATATGAGATATACCAATTGATCATCAAGATGGCGAAGGAAGGGAAGACTGTCATCATGGTGTCAAGCGAGATGCCGGAAATCTTGGGTGTCACCAACCGCATAGCAGTCATGTCAAACTGCCGTCTTTCGGGCGTAGTTGATACAAAAGCGACCGACCAGGAAGATTTACTCAGGCTATCGGCCAAATATCTGTGA
- a CDS encoding substrate-binding domain-containing protein: MVGVLAFAAGSKEATGTVVLNKDKPLVFFNRQPSDPVSGAIDMASINWNDKTFYVGFDAAGGGAVQGKLITDYLATADASIDRNGDGTIGYVLCIGDVGHNDSKARTEGIRKALGTWTGSTDPGKVQVGSVVIGGKTYKVVELEGKAMTGTDGSTWNANAATDAMGGWATKFGTQIDLVVSNNDGMAMGSLQASNYPVGVPIFGYDANADAIEAIGAGRLTGTVSQNVDAQATGTLQVLRNLLDGLTGQDVYVKGITQPDAYGNKISAPMEYLAGTKALLAANSGVDKTNWQEYTSGSRDAGIKQSSAPVKKVLLTIYNAGDNFLSSSYLPALRYYAPLLGIDLTVVQGDGQNESSVLDKFTNLNNYDAYAINMVKTNSGRDYTDKLRY, encoded by the coding sequence ATGGTGGGAGTTCTCGCCTTTGCGGCTGGAAGCAAGGAAGCCACTGGTACGGTTGTCCTCAACAAGGATAAGCCTTTGGTTTTCTTCAACAGGCAACCGTCTGATCCCGTGAGCGGAGCCATTGACATGGCATCCATAAACTGGAATGACAAGACGTTCTATGTCGGATTCGACGCAGCTGGCGGCGGAGCCGTGCAGGGCAAGCTGATCACCGACTACCTTGCGACGGCTGACGCTTCAATCGACCGCAACGGCGACGGAACCATCGGGTACGTCCTGTGCATCGGCGATGTCGGTCACAATGACTCCAAGGCAAGAACTGAAGGTATCCGCAAGGCGCTGGGCACATGGACCGGTTCCACTGATCCGGGCAAGGTCCAGGTAGGTTCCGTTGTCATCGGCGGCAAGACTTACAAAGTCGTAGAGCTGGAAGGCAAGGCCATGACCGGTACTGACGGTTCCACATGGAACGCCAATGCCGCTACGGACGCCATGGGCGGCTGGGCTACCAAGTTTGGTACGCAGATTGACTTGGTCGTCTCGAACAATGATGGTATGGCCATGGGCAGCCTTCAGGCTTCCAACTATCCCGTCGGCGTCCCCATCTTCGGCTATGATGCCAACGCGGATGCTATCGAGGCCATTGGCGCGGGCAGACTGACAGGGACCGTGTCCCAGAACGTCGATGCCCAGGCTACCGGTACTCTCCAGGTGCTGAGAAATCTCCTTGACGGGCTGACCGGTCAGGACGTGTACGTGAAGGGCATTACACAACCTGATGCGTATGGCAACAAGATTTCCGCTCCCATGGAATACCTGGCTGGCACCAAGGCTCTCCTTGCGGCGAACTCCGGCGTAGACAAGACCAACTGGCAGGAATACACTTCCGGTTCCCGTGATGCGGGCATCAAGCAGTCTTCCGCGCCTGTGAAGAAAGTCCTCCTGACCATCTACAACGCAGGAGACAACTTCCTTTCATCGTCTTATCTGCCGGCACTGAGGTATTATGCTCCGCTTTTGGGCATTGACCTGACAGTCGTACAGGGAGACGGACAGAACGAGTCTTCCGTCCTTGATAAGTTCACGAACCTGAACAATTATGATGCTTATGCCATCAACATGGTGAAGACGAACTCCGGGCGTGACTACACGGACAAGCTCCGCTACTAG
- a CDS encoding response regulator — MTYGILLIDDEVAVRDSIRKLVPWEQYGFSVIGEASNGLEALDMLEDTSLSPDAIITDIKMPYMDGIDFIKEIRRRYPPIILIILSGYDEFTYAQTAIRYNVSEYVLKPVSTSDMEALLGRVKQRLNEERGQALDIAHLTAVYNNVLPLLREKFLTSLLSPLNTSEKENVLHRAHDYGIDLECDFFMVALFEPEDLPSPEGLDTTHLTPLAMQQVAADVFQDEDEQRKPLVFLNENQVILLFRGMGNTENHFSQLFIKQVIRSSEKLSSWLKRYLSRPSALAVGSVVRNVQDISRSYEDALTALNYSTIFPDQQILYIGDLEQGSAEALFPGHIARRLDQRLRGELASAIKLGTEEQTAVLIDRLAASYMMDAGSGSGAGASAVGGFLMEMLAIFFEIASSFGSNLYEAASAPGQGERNLLGELGTMTSLNKACKWCAQIAGRLHEHITGLRKNSHVRFIEDAKRLIYEHHAKATFGLEQICDMIGVSTSHFSMTFRKETGETFVRYLTLVRLEHAKELLRNTELKSYEIAEAVGFTEPNYFSFCFKRLIGMSPSQFRRELRPGNDNA, encoded by the coding sequence ATGACCTATGGAATCCTGCTAATTGATGATGAGGTCGCTGTCCGTGATTCAATACGGAAGCTCGTGCCTTGGGAGCAGTACGGTTTCTCAGTAATCGGCGAGGCCAGCAATGGACTTGAGGCTCTTGACATGCTGGAAGATACATCGCTGTCGCCGGATGCCATTATTACAGACATCAAGATGCCATATATGGACGGCATAGATTTCATCAAGGAAATCCGCCGCCGCTATCCCCCCATCATACTGATTATCCTCAGCGGCTATGATGAATTTACCTATGCTCAGACGGCCATACGTTATAATGTCAGCGAGTATGTCCTCAAGCCAGTGAGTACAAGTGACATGGAGGCACTGCTTGGCAGGGTGAAACAACGGCTCAATGAAGAACGCGGGCAAGCCTTGGACATTGCGCATCTGACCGCGGTCTACAACAACGTGCTTCCCCTGCTCCGTGAAAAATTCCTCACATCCCTGCTTTCTCCGCTGAACACAAGCGAAAAAGAAAACGTGCTTCATCGGGCGCATGATTACGGCATAGACTTGGAGTGTGATTTTTTCATGGTCGCACTGTTCGAACCCGAAGATTTGCCGAGCCCTGAAGGACTCGATACGACTCATCTGACTCCTTTGGCAATGCAACAGGTTGCCGCTGATGTTTTCCAGGATGAAGACGAACAGCGCAAGCCTTTGGTGTTTCTCAATGAAAACCAGGTAATCCTGCTTTTCCGGGGCATGGGAAACACTGAAAATCACTTTTCACAGCTTTTCATCAAGCAGGTCATCCGTTCCAGCGAAAAACTGTCATCATGGCTGAAACGGTATCTCTCCCGCCCTTCTGCCCTTGCAGTCGGTTCTGTTGTCAGGAACGTACAGGATATCAGCCGTTCCTATGAAGATGCCCTCACAGCGTTGAACTACAGTACAATCTTCCCCGACCAGCAGATTCTCTATATCGGAGATCTGGAACAAGGAAGCGCCGAAGCCCTGTTCCCTGGACATATTGCCCGCAGGCTCGACCAACGCCTGCGCGGAGAGCTTGCGTCAGCCATAAAGTTGGGAACGGAGGAACAGACAGCGGTTCTGATTGACAGGCTCGCCGCTTCATACATGATGGATGCCGGTTCGGGTTCGGGGGCCGGGGCAAGCGCGGTCGGCGGTTTCCTTATGGAAATGCTTGCCATCTTCTTTGAGATAGCATCATCTTTCGGCTCAAACCTGTATGAAGCGGCATCAGCTCCCGGACAGGGAGAAAGAAATCTCCTGGGGGAACTGGGGACTATGACATCCCTCAACAAAGCATGCAAATGGTGCGCGCAGATAGCAGGACGGCTCCACGAACACATCACGGGATTGAGAAAAAACTCCCATGTCAGGTTCATTGAGGATGCGAAAAGACTTATCTATGAGCATCACGCGAAAGCAACGTTCGGGCTGGAACAAATCTGTGACATGATTGGGGTAAGCACATCTCATTTCAGCATGACTTTCCGAAAGGAGACAGGCGAGACGTTCGTCCGGTACCTGACGCTTGTCCGGCTGGAGCATGCAAAGGAGCTACTGAGAAACACTGAGTTGAAAAGTTATGAAATAGCCGAAGCCGTAGGTTTCACTGAACCTAATTATTTCAGCTTCTGCTTCAAACGTCTGATAGGAATGTCTCCCTCCCAGTTCAGGCGGGAGCTGCGTCCGGGGAACGACAATGCGTAA